A genome region from Erigeron canadensis isolate Cc75 chromosome 3, C_canadensis_v1, whole genome shotgun sequence includes the following:
- the LOC122593204 gene encoding E3 ubiquitin-protein ligase RDUF1-like, translating into MSRTASYWCHRCTRVVRLITGHAVICPYCEGEFIEAVDSHAPSSPPESHRSDLRLRRRNDRSPFNPVIVLRGGEDDIAAGDRGFELYYDDGSGSGLQPLPETMSEFLMGSGFDRLLDQLSQINGFGRSENPPASKSAVESMPVIEITGKEIESELHCAVCKEEFVIGTEGREMPCKHIYHSECIIPWLNLRNSCPVCRYELETDLTDSTNNLERSGEVSGLTIWRLPGGGFAVGRFSQDVRGRVVGNEREVPVVYTEMDGGFSNGLGTPRRVMWEGRRDRGRGEGGFGRAIRNVVSFFGRLRTGSRTRTNSDTNGVSMNRSRSVSSSVFRRMTSRRRDRTWIFDEQHGLSRW; encoded by the coding sequence ATGTCCAGAACGGCGTCGTATTGGTGTCACCGATGCACACGTGTCGTCAGGCTAATTACCGGCCATGCCGTTATCTGTCCATATTGTGAAGGTGAATTCATCGAAGCGGTTGACTCTCACGCGCCTTCTTCACCACCGGAATCTCACCGTTCAGATCTGAGGTTACGCCGTCGTAACGACAGATCTCCGTTTAATCCGGTAATCGTTCTTCGCGGCGGAGAAGACGATATCGCCGCCGGAGATAGAGGTTTTGAGCTGTATTACGACGACGGATCTGGCTCCGGCTTACAACCGTTGCCGGAAACTATGTCGGAGTTTCTGATGGGATCAGGTTTTGATCGGTTACTCGATCAGTTATCTCAGATAAACGGATTTGGCCGGTCGGAAAATCCGCCGGCGTCTAAATCCGCCGTGGAATCGATGCCGGTGATCGAAATCACCGGCAAGGAAATTGAGAGTGAGTTACACTGTGCGGTTTGTAAAGAAGAGTTTGTTATAGGTACAGAAGGACGTGAAATGCCttgtaaacatatatatcattctGAATGTATAATTCCTTGGCTAAATTTACGGAATTCTTGTCCTGTTTGCCGTTACGAATTAGAAACTGATTTAACGGATTCAACTAACAATCTAGAACGTTCCGGAGAAGTTTCTGGACTGACTATATGGCGATTACCTGGTGGCGGATTCGCCGTTGGGCGGTTTTCGCAAGACGTAAGAGGCCGAGTTGTTGGAAATGAGAGAGAGGTCCCTGTAGTATATACCGAAATGGACGGAGGGTTTAGTAACGGATTAGGGACGCCTAGAAGGGTAATGTGGGAAGGAAGAAGGGATAGAGGGAGAGGGGAAGGCGGATTCGGGAGGGCGATTCGGAATGTGGTTTCGTTTTTTGGGAGATTGAGGACGGGGTCGAGGACACGGACGAATTCGGATACGAATGGGGTGTCGATGAATAGAAGTCGGAGTGTATCGAGTTCGGTTTTTCGTAGGATGACTAGTAGAAGAAGAGATAGGACTTGGATTTTTGATGAACAACATGGTTTGTCTAGATGGTAG
- the LOC122591378 gene encoding protein ALP1-like, whose protein sequence is MLRDALVRPHGLKVPRPGYYLVDAGYTNGEGFLAPYRGQRYHLNDWGHQPTMPKKLYNMRHSSARNVIERCFGILKGRWAILRDNSFYPIDLKNRIIMACCLLHNFIRQEMVVDPFENEEPDQGTGDNGDGDDNDENITSIGTSNEWTTFRDNLA, encoded by the exons ATGCTTCGAGATGCCCTTGTTAGACCACATGGATTAAAAGTTCCAAGACCGG GTTATTACTTGGTAGATGCCGGTTATACAAATGGAGAAGGTTTTCTTGCCCCTTATAGAGGTCAAAGGTATCATTTAAATGATTGGGGACACCAACCAACTATgccaaaaaaattatacaatatgAGACACTCTTCTGCAAGAAATGTTATTGAGAGATGTTTTGGTATTTTGAAGGGAAGATGGGCAATTTTAAGAGACAATTCATTTTATCCGATTGATTTAAAGAATAGAATCATAATGGCATGTTGTCTTCTCCACAACTTTATAAGGCAAGAAATGGTTGTAGATCCATTTGAAAACGAAGAACCAGATCAGGGGACGGGTGACAATGGAGATGGAGATGACAATGACGAAAATATCACTTCTATTGGGACATCTAATGAGTGGACAACATTTAGAGATAATTTAGCTTAA